The genomic stretch ATCAGAATAACCTATTGGATCCAACTCCTGTTTTTTATGGAGGAATCCAGAACAGTATAAGCTGGAAGGGGATTGATATAGAGTTTTTGTTCCAGTTTGCCAGGAAGCCCAGGGCGTTGGGATTATTATATAATTTTTATGTTCCTGGCCTGTTCAGTAATCTCACCGGGTCCAACCAGGCGGAAGTTGTTATGAACCGCTGGAAGACGCCAGGTGACGTAACAAGGATCCAGAAGTTCAGTCAAAATTCTGAGGTTATAACAGCCTGGGGGGCTGCCAGGGAAAGTGACTGGGCTTATTCTGATGCCTCTTTCATTCGGCTGAAAAATTTATCAGTATCCTGGCGTATTCCCAGGGAATGGCAGCAGAGATTATCACTCAGGAATGCAAGGGCTTTTATTCAGGGGCAGAATTTGTTGACCTTTTCAAATTATGATGGCCTTGATCCCGATTCCCCATTTTTTACACTTCCCCCCTTAAGAGTTATCACAATTGGCCTGCAAATGGTTATTTCAGGTGCCAATTCAGGAAAATAAGTGGCAGTAGCTGGAATACTATTGTGAATTTGATAAACAAAGGCTCATGAGTAAAAGAATGTTTCCTTTTATTTTGTATATAGTGATGGGTATCTCTATAGTTGCTTTCTTCGGGTGCAATAAATTGCTGGAGGTAGAGGCCCCAAAGAATTCAATGACAAGTGAGAATATCTATTCAAATGATGCCACAGCCGCAGCTGTTCTTACCGGACTATATACAAATATGTGCAATGCAAACTTGTCAAGGGCTTTACAAATAAATGCAATTTCTGCTGTTGCTGGACTGTCAGCGGATGAGCTCATTCTTTTTGGAGGTTCGGCGAATGCAAACCAGACATTTTTGTTGTATTATCAGAACAGGGTTAATCCTGGCGCTTCAACCCTCTCTTCTGCTTCTTTCTGGTCTTCTTTATATGCGGATATTTATATTCTGAATATTGCTCTGGAAAAACTGGAACAGTCAAAAGGGTTAAATCCCACTGTTCGGCAACACCTTATTGGAGAAGCCAAATTTTTGCGGGCGTTTAACTATTTTTACCTGGTGAATCTATACGGCGATATCCCCCTTGCTGTAAGTAGTGATTACAGGAAAAATGCTGTATTGCCCCGAAATGCTCATGCTGATGTGTACGCACAGATCATTTCAGACCTGAAAGATGCTCAGCAAACACTTTCGGATAATTATTTATCTGATGATGCCTATAGTGGAACTGAAGAAAGAGTAAGACCAAATAAATGGGCAGCTACTGCCTTATTGTCCAGGACTTATTTATATGCAAAACAATGGCGTGATGCTGCTGAACAGGCAAGCCTGCTAATTCAGAATAAGGCGCAATATGATACTGTAGCATTGGATAAAGTATTTTTAATGAATAGCAAGGAAGCTATCTGGCAGTTGCAACCTGTAAATGCCGGTTGGAACACAGAAGAGGGCCGATTGTTTGTGTTGCAAGACCGTGGACCTACCAGTAATGTGTCCATAGATGGTAACCCGGTTTACCTGAGTGATTTTATCCTGAATAGTTTTGAATCAGGTGATAAGAGAACAACCGAATGGGTGAACAATGTAGTTGCTAATGGCACTACTTACTATTACCCGTATAAATATCGAAATGCAAGGTTGAATAATTCAATTTCTGAATATAGTATGGTACTAAGATTGGGAGAGCAGTATTTGATCCGGGCCGAGGCTAATGCTATGCTAAATAGGCTTGCTGAAGCCAGGAATGATATAGATGTTATTCGGACAAGGGCGGGATTGCCCGCCGTTGATGCTAATGATCAGTCGTCAATTGTAAATGCTATTTTACGGGAAAGGAAGGTAGAGCTTTTTACTGAATGGGGGCATCGCTGGTTGGATTTGAAACGTTCAGGAACTGTTAATGAAACAATGCTCCAGGTGGCTCCCACGAAAGGAACAACCTGGAGTAATAAGTGGCAATGGTATCCAATTCCGTTATATGATATCATTCAAAATGATAACCTGGTGCAAAACGATGGATATTGAGGAGCTTTTATATCTAGTTTCCTAATGCGGTAACAACAAATGCATCATATGGCGTTGGTGCTGTTATTGCGGAACAAGTACTTGGGCATATTAAGGAATAAGGGACATTAGTTCCTGGACATGGGTCTATACCAGGAGTTCCAGCATTATCTCCCACATAGGCAAAATCTACTCTTGTTCCGCTCGTACATGATGGCATGCCTACAGGTGCGCAGTAAACCGTCCCTAATCCTGCAGGACTATAAGACTGTATAGTGAACGCACTTCCCACAATAGCCACAACAGCTAACATCTTCGGCATTAGTGTAAGGGTTTTCATAATAAATTGTTTAAGGTTATAAATTTATTTACTCCCCTAAAGTATCCCTAATATCGTAGCCAATCAGGACTAAAACTATTCTGTTGGGAATATCCTCACGCCGTCTTATTATTTACAATATCCTCCGACAAAGAAGGCGGTTTTCCATAAAACTTCTTAAACTCCCTGCTAAAACTTGACCTGTTCTTATAGCCCACCATCTTTGCTACCATTTCAATAGGTTTATCCGAGAAGGATAACAATTCAATAGCTTTTTCCATCCTGATTTGGATAAGGTATGCATGTACGCTGATATTGTAAATTTGACGAAATCCTTCTTTAAGCTTCCTTTCGTTTATGCAAACACGATGCGATAAAGTATAGATGGAAATATTCCATCTATAATCTTTCATGATTATCTGTTTGGCGGTTTCCAATGCCTCCAGATCTTGGCTGCGAAGTTTCATAAACGATCAGAGAATTGAATGGATAATGGGTCATTAAATTAAATAGTGCTATCGTCCAGGATGGCCAATCGTTATTTTAGAAAGGATAGCAGATCGCATAGGGGGAACGTTGAGCAAAGCCTGCCAGGCGCCGGTGTATAAACATTACGGGTCAATTTCACCCAAAGTTATGATGGAGTTATGTGCAGATACAGTATATTATTGGAATAGCGGTTTTTAGGAAAATAGTCCTGATAGGTCACATAAATTACCGTATATGGATACGATAGTAAAAGGTATAAGCTGAAGGGGCGATACTTATAACAAAATATTATTTTGTGCGCCCACCCCCGGCGGCAATTCTTTTTCCCCCAGCATCTCCCGGAGGTCTATTTCAATGGTGCGTGACATGGCCGTGATGGGCACATCATTCGCACCGCCTTCAAAAGGATTTTCGGTGTTTTCACCTATCCGCTCCATGGTCAGGAAGATCCAGCCCACTACACTGGCGAAAGGAATGGTAGCCAAGATCATCCAGCCTCCTGTTTTCTGGAATTCGTTCAGCACGCCAAACGGCACCAGCGAGATGAACAGGCGGGTGAATAGCTGGCTGATGGTGGCAAACTGCCGGGGATAGGGGAAGTTCTTGATCCGCTCGCAGCGGCCCTGGAGATCGTAGAGGTCTACCAGTAGTTTTTCCAGCTCTACATAGTTGAGCGGTTCTATGAGGCCGGCGGCTTTGAGGTCACGGAGCTGGGCGGACTGCAGGCTGATCAGGTGGGTAGCCCGGTTCTTTTTACTGAGAATATAGGCCAGATCCGCAGGGGATAGCAAAGGTTGAAGCTCGGCCTCAAGGCTGCCCTGCCACTCAGCCACCTGGAACCTGCGACCGTATTCCTGGTTGGAGATCTTGGAGCGACTCGTTTCCCAGGTCCTGGGCTCACGCAGCTGGAACCGCATGGCCGTCAGCCAGGCTATATGCCGGTGGATCAATTGCTGATGGGTACTCCACGCTGAATCAAAGGCAGTAGCATTCCCCATGCCTTCGGAGTCTGCCGCCCAGGCGCTTGCAGCCGGTACTGCAGCCCTATTTTGGTTCGTCCCCACCAGGTCTTTTACCAGCATGCCCCAGGAGCGACTGGCATTCACTATACCTCCATAGATCTGCCGCGCCTCCCAGAGCCGGTTATAGGTCTGGGTATTCCTGAACCCCACAATAAAGGCGGTGGCAGTGCCAATCATAGCAATAGGCACCCAGGGAAGCGCCAGCCAATGCCAGCCCAGCAACGCTACCAGCAGGGTTGGAATAGCGCTGAGGATGATCATGACATAAATATCTCTCCGGGTCCAGCGAATGATCTCCTGGAAACTGTAGCGGCGACCAGCATGCATAGCAGTAAAATTGAATTATACCGGAATATCCTTTATTCTGCCGTCCCGGCCAAATACCCCACAAAAAAGCCCGGCAACCAGACCGGGCTTTTCTCGCATGCAAATGGTAGAGGACTACAAGGAAAAATACCACCGCAACCGCCTGCGGAAGCCCGTTACCACAGGCTGGGCGTGCGATTTTGACGGTATTCGGGTAGTTGCTGACGCATATCAAATAAAATATATATTATAAAAAACCTTCGTACCTTCTTAGTGGTTCTTACATACTATTTTTTCCAATTTTTTAAACCTTTCTTTCATGAAAAAGCTACTAAGTTGCGCAGTAGCGACCGTCCTGGTCCTACTGTTGCAGGGTAATGTCCCCGCGCCTGTAAACCCTTCTTCCTTCACTCAGCAAGTGCCCGCAGCAAAAGCGCCAGCAACCGTGAACTATACCTGGTACTATGACTCCTGGTATACACAGCCGGTTGGCATCGTTTGCTCATTAGGCGAAGAACTGGATCGCCTGCGCTCCCAGTGGCCAGGGTACACCTTTTCCGCCGTGTACTATTTCGGCCTGTACGCATTCGAGTACGGATGGCACTCGTATTCCACCACGACCATCATTTATAGTGATTTCACCTGGTAAACCAGGCGAATCACTATAAAATGATTGGTCTTTCCCATTAATAACCCGGAACCTGCAACAGCGCTGAGTCTCACTTCAGCTGTCCTGCTGGTATAGGAAACAACGCCTTTCCAGGATCGTAGTTTGGCTTTACCAGCGGTAGCAGTTCATCAGCGAGTGATTGCTCCGGGTTATTCCTTCCCCTCATTCTCTTCAGATCCAGGAACCGATGTCCCCATTCTGTAAAGAACTCCAGCTTTCGTTCCTGTTCCACCAGTACCAGTAACTGTGCAGCTGATAATCCCTGTGCCACAGCCGGTAATCCACTTCGCTTGCGGATCTCAGATAGATCTTCGGCGGCGGACCCTGGCCCATAGAGCAGTCCTGTGTGACAACTGGCCTCCGCCCTGATCAGGTATAATTCCGCCAGCCTTTGTACGATATTGTATTCCGTAGGCAGACTGGCCTTTCTTATTTTGAACTTAGCCGGATAGTATAAGTTCTGATTCCCCTGCCTGTACAAACCCAGCCACTGCGATTTGCGCTGATCGCCCGACGAAAAGCTGCTCAGCAATCCGGGCGTTATAATAAAGGTTGGCGGCGAAGCGCCCAGTGGCAGATAATAGGTGGCTTCCATAGTAGAACCCACACCGGCAGCAGGTTGCAGCTGCCAGATGGTTTCCCGGCTCTGACTGGAGAACACCCGCGTCAGGGTCTCCAGCCTGTACTGGCCGGATCTGATCACCTCCGTAGCCTTTTGCGCCGCTTTGTCAAATTCGCCGGCATACAATAACACACGCGCCAGCAAAGCTGATGCCGCCCATCGGCCGGCTCGCGTGTTCCCATCATACAGGCTATCATAGGTAGGGATGGTATCCGGCAATAGTTTCTCGGCTTTAAGCAAGTCGTCCGTCATGAACGCATATAGTACGCGCTGACTGACCGGCGGTTCAATAGATGATATCCGGTAATCCGATGTATTGACCATCGGTACTTCTCCAAAAAAATTGACCAGGTAGAAATAACTGAAAGCCCGCACGAAGTGGGCTTCACCCAGCAGTTGCTGACGAAGTTTAGGATAGAGCTGCACATTCTTTGTAAGCTCTTCTATACCTATGTTGCATTTGTAGATGGCGCCGTACAGACAGGTCCAGAAATTGGCCAGCAATTTATTGTCGGGCTGTATCCGGTTATAAAAGAAAGCAGTGTCAGGACCATCGGGGTTCCTGGCGCTGAAAGCAAGCTCGTCTGCATATAAGGCGGACAGCTTGGATAGAGGTCCGTTGGTAATGGCAGAAGCAATTGTGAATTCCCGGTAAATATTGGCAATAGCGCCGTCGGCGCCTTCATTGGTGCTGAATACGGTGCCGGCTGAAGTGGAAGTGGGTGGTTCACCTACGTCCAGCCATTTCTTACAATTCGTCAATAAGAATGTACAGAGGATGATGACGGTATATGGTCGCATACTAATGAGCTTTTGGTTTATAAACTGATCTCAACGCCGGCCCGGATGGTTCGGAGCGATGGCATTGCTTGTGTAAAAAGGAGGGTGGGGTCGCCACCTTTGAAAGGCGTGAGGGTTATAAGGTTGCTGCCTTCACAGAAGATCTTGCCGGATCGGATATGCAGCTTTTCCGCGGCCTTGGGTGTAAGCGTATAGCTGATGCCCGCTGTTCGCAGGCGCAGATAGGAGGCATTGACCAGCATATCTGTTGAAGAGATCAGCAGGCGGTTGGATTGTTTTTCAGAATTGCCGCTGCTGGCCGACCAGCGGGGCAGTGGCGCATCCTGGCCAGGCGTGGTCCATCGTTCCAGGACCTGCCAGGGCTGGTTGGTGGTCAGCAATGGGTTCAGCATACCCGGTGGACTGAACGCGTATTGTTCCTGCAGCGGATTGGGCGCCTTCTGGCATCGGCCTTCTATCAGCAGGCTGCACTCAAACTGACCAAACCGGAGCTCGTTGTACCAACTACCGTAAATAGATGGGTCAAGGTGACCGATCACTTGTCTGTCGTCATCATTGTACAGCTGGTCCTTATTAACGTCCACCACCTGGTAGAAGCCACTATCCGCCGATAAGCCCGCACGTTGCATGCCCAGTACCACACTCAGCGGTTGTCCTATGCGCAGGCTACGGGCATAGAGGGAGTTCTCCAGGTCGGGGAAGGCCACCAGTTTGTTTTTAGGGATGGTGACCAGGATGCGACTGAACCAGCGGAATGAATCTCCTGCCTTCAGACTGTTGGAGAGTTCTATCTCCCAGCCCGAATTCCGGATCACTGCAGGATAGTTAAATGCCCTGATCTCTGAGAAACCTGTCTGGGCAGGCAGCTTGACGGCCATCAGCTGGCGGGAGCTCCGGTTGGAATACCAGGCTACAGAAAGGAACAGGTTCTCCAGGCATTTCATCTCGTAGGCCAGTTCTGTCTTGAGACTTTTCTGCCAGCCCAGCGAAGGGTTGGAAAGGCGCACCGGCTTCAGGGTGGCAGTACCGGCATAGCTATTGCCTTTGACTGCCTGCCACATGTCCAGGTAACTGTAATTGTTGGTCTGGTCGTTCCCGCTGGTGCCAATGCTGCCCCTTAGCTTGCCATAGGAGAACAGTGAGGAGTTGCTGTCGCCTGGGCTGCTGCTGAATAACATCCAGGCTCCGCTGAATGCGCCATAGGTAGTTAACTGTTCGTCGGCCCCAAACCGGCTGCTGCCATCCACCCGGGCGGTGGCATTGGCAAACAGTTTGTCTTTGTACGTAAGGCCCATTCTTCCAAACAGTCCAACATAGCGGTACAGCGATCCATAGTCGGTCAGTTTGGAATCACCTGCCATTTCCGGCAGGCGAAGGAAGGCGTCATTATTATAACCACTGCGCTGGTTGAGACTGCCAGTATTGGTCTGCTCAATCAACGTGCCGCCTACCGTTCCGGTAAAACGCAGGGCGCACCTGGTGCAGGTGTCTTTGAAGCTGATCTGTGGTTCCAGGATATAAGTGGTGAACTTGTTGTCGGCCGTAGTGGAAGAACCCGTATTGTCCGGCCCTGGCGGATTGGCGGCCATTGGATGGCTGGCATATTCATCGGACTGCATATTGTTCATACCAAGATTGGCGCGCAGCTTTATTTTCCTGGAAAGCCGGTATTCCAGCTGGAGGTTAGTGGTGAGCGAGCTGGTCTTGATCTGGTAGGTGTTGCGCAGTACCGCCAGCGGGTTCAGGAAGCCAAGCTCATTTTCACTGAACACCAGCGCCCCGCCTTCGGCAAGGGCTGGTGTATTGGGCGCCTGGTAGATCAGCGAGCGAAGCTCTGCCGTAGGCAGGGAGTAAGTGGATCGTCCCAGCAGGAAGGACAGCTGCATATTGAATTTGTCGGTAGGCTGATAGTTGACATTGCCATGCAGGGTAAACTGCCTGTTGTTGAAGGAACCAGGCAGGATACTCTTCTCTTCCCGCAGCCCGGCGCTGCTGTAAAAACTGAGCTGCCCGGTACCACCATAGGCCGATACATATCCCTTTGTGCTGGCTGCACTATTGCCCAGTATCAGTTGAGGGAAATTAGTATAGCGGTTAGTGTCCCAGAGTACCAGGTCCGGCGCATACCGGCTGTCCACAGAGAAGCCGGCATTTGTCAACGCTTCTTTGCGCAGGGAAACGTATTGCCGGGTATCCAGTAATCTTGGTATCACAGTGGCATGGGAACTGCCATGGCTGATACGGGCATTGAGGGTGATCTTTTGGGCCAGGCCCTGCCGGGTAGTGATATGGATCACGCCATTGGCGCCGCGCGATCCATAGATAGCTGTAGCATCTGCATCTTTCAGCACTTCTACACTTTCTACATCGTCCGGATTGATATCGTTGAGACAACCCATGCCGTAATTGGGATCGGATTCTGCATTCCCGGCCATGGAGCTGATCCTGCTGAGGGTACTGATATTGTAATTCAGCGGCACCAGGTTAAGAGTGATCAGCGGTTGTCCTGAAGGCAGGGAGCGTGCTCCCGGCTGTTCTCCTATGAACTGACGGCCCCGGAGCAGGATGCTGAAGTTGGCGCCATTGATGCCACTGGTGGAAATGATGTCCAGTCCGGGCACTTTCCCTTTTAGTGCATCTATGATATTGTCCGACTCCAGTTCCCTGCCGGAAACACTAAAGCTGTTGCCGGTGTAGGTGCGCCGTTTTTCCTTGCCATAGCCCGTTATAACATGCTGGCTCAATAGCTTGATGCGCCTTTGCATAGTGACGGTCTCATTGTGCATGCCGCCTACAGGGATCAACCTGACATGATAGTTGGTATGGGTAAGCTGGATCATACGAATACCAGGTCTGGCCGGCAACAGGATCTTGCCGAAGAAATCAGAATAATAAGACCCGGTCGTTCCCTGTTCCTGTGCTGTTACACCTTCAATAGGTATATTGTGCTCGTCTACCACTTTAAGTTCTATCCTTTCCTG from Candidatus Pseudobacter hemicellulosilyticus encodes the following:
- a CDS encoding RagB/SusD family nutrient uptake outer membrane protein — translated: MSKRMFPFILYIVMGISIVAFFGCNKLLEVEAPKNSMTSENIYSNDATAAAVLTGLYTNMCNANLSRALQINAISAVAGLSADELILFGGSANANQTFLLYYQNRVNPGASTLSSASFWSSLYADIYILNIALEKLEQSKGLNPTVRQHLIGEAKFLRAFNYFYLVNLYGDIPLAVSSDYRKNAVLPRNAHADVYAQIISDLKDAQQTLSDNYLSDDAYSGTEERVRPNKWAATALLSRTYLYAKQWRDAAEQASLLIQNKAQYDTVALDKVFLMNSKEAIWQLQPVNAGWNTEEGRLFVLQDRGPTSNVSIDGNPVYLSDFILNSFESGDKRTTEWVNNVVANGTTYYYPYKYRNARLNNSISEYSMVLRLGEQYLIRAEANAMLNRLAEARNDIDVIRTRAGLPAVDANDQSSIVNAILRERKVELFTEWGHRWLDLKRSGTVNETMLQVAPTKGTTWSNKWQWYPIPLYDIIQNDNLVQNDGY
- a CDS encoding AraC family transcriptional regulator, coding for MKLRSQDLEALETAKQIIMKDYRWNISIYTLSHRVCINERKLKEGFRQIYNISVHAYLIQIRMEKAIELLSFSDKPIEMVAKMVGYKNRSSFSREFKKFYGKPPSLSEDIVNNKTA
- a CDS encoding bestrophin family ion channel; protein product: MHAGRRYSFQEIIRWTRRDIYVMIILSAIPTLLVALLGWHWLALPWVPIAMIGTATAFIVGFRNTQTYNRLWEARQIYGGIVNASRSWGMLVKDLVGTNQNRAAVPAASAWAADSEGMGNATAFDSAWSTHQQLIHRHIAWLTAMRFQLREPRTWETSRSKISNQEYGRRFQVAEWQGSLEAELQPLLSPADLAYILSKKNRATHLISLQSAQLRDLKAAGLIEPLNYVELEKLLVDLYDLQGRCERIKNFPYPRQFATISQLFTRLFISLVPFGVLNEFQKTGGWMILATIPFASVVGWIFLTMERIGENTENPFEGGANDVPITAMSRTIEIDLREMLGEKELPPGVGAQNNILL
- a CDS encoding RagB/SusD family nutrient uptake outer membrane protein, whose product is MRPYTVIILCTFLLTNCKKWLDVGEPPTSTSAGTVFSTNEGADGAIANIYREFTIASAITNGPLSKLSALYADELAFSARNPDGPDTAFFYNRIQPDNKLLANFWTCLYGAIYKCNIGIEELTKNVQLYPKLRQQLLGEAHFVRAFSYFYLVNFFGEVPMVNTSDYRISSIEPPVSQRVLYAFMTDDLLKAEKLLPDTIPTYDSLYDGNTRAGRWAASALLARVLLYAGEFDKAAQKATEVIRSGQYRLETLTRVFSSQSRETIWQLQPAAGVGSTMEATYYLPLGASPPTFIITPGLLSSFSSGDQRKSQWLGLYRQGNQNLYYPAKFKIRKASLPTEYNIVQRLAELYLIRAEASCHTGLLYGPGSAAEDLSEIRKRSGLPAVAQGLSAAQLLVLVEQERKLEFFTEWGHRFLDLKRMRGRNNPEQSLADELLPLVKPNYDPGKALFPIPAGQLK
- a CDS encoding SusC/RagA family TonB-linked outer membrane protein, with amino-acid sequence MFKNLLLILIAVLCTCISNGQTGSKEDSLIVFKELPVTVRQALHELKEQRQITIFAINFGNLQNRKLRFETKKVTVRRVLDAVEKVTGRYYLLSGEAYIFGNSKPPAESQQETAIYQERIELKVVDEHNIPIEGVTAQEQGTTGSYYSDFFGKILLPARPGIRMIQLTHTNYHVRLIPVGGMHNETVTMQRRIKLLSQHVITGYGKEKRRTYTGNSFSVSGRELESDNIIDALKGKVPGLDIISTSGINGANFSILLRGRQFIGEQPGARSLPSGQPLITLNLVPLNYNISTLSRISSMAGNAESDPNYGMGCLNDINPDDVESVEVLKDADATAIYGSRGANGVIHITTRQGLAQKITLNARISHGSSHATVIPRLLDTRQYVSLRKEALTNAGFSVDSRYAPDLVLWDTNRYTNFPQLILGNSAASTKGYVSAYGGTGQLSFYSSAGLREEKSILPGSFNNRQFTLHGNVNYQPTDKFNMQLSFLLGRSTYSLPTAELRSLIYQAPNTPALAEGGALVFSENELGFLNPLAVLRNTYQIKTSSLTTNLQLEYRLSRKIKLRANLGMNNMQSDEYASHPMAANPPGPDNTGSSTTADNKFTTYILEPQISFKDTCTRCALRFTGTVGGTLIEQTNTGSLNQRSGYNNDAFLRLPEMAGDSKLTDYGSLYRYVGLFGRMGLTYKDKLFANATARVDGSSRFGADEQLTTYGAFSGAWMLFSSSPGDSNSSLFSYGKLRGSIGTSGNDQTNNYSYLDMWQAVKGNSYAGTATLKPVRLSNPSLGWQKSLKTELAYEMKCLENLFLSVAWYSNRSSRQLMAVKLPAQTGFSEIRAFNYPAVIRNSGWEIELSNSLKAGDSFRWFSRILVTIPKNKLVAFPDLENSLYARSLRIGQPLSVVLGMQRAGLSADSGFYQVVDVNKDQLYNDDDRQVIGHLDPSIYGSWYNELRFGQFECSLLIEGRCQKAPNPLQEQYAFSPPGMLNPLLTTNQPWQVLERWTTPGQDAPLPRWSASSGNSEKQSNRLLISSTDMLVNASYLRLRTAGISYTLTPKAAEKLHIRSGKIFCEGSNLITLTPFKGGDPTLLFTQAMPSLRTIRAGVEISL